The genomic interval tgagaaaaaaataGTAATGTTTTGTGTTGGTATAAAATTTACTAGTTCGAAGGCCGAATATTGAACTTTATTAGAGAGACATAATAACGAATATAATGGAGGGTCAAGATTTAGCTACATACCTACCTTTAACCAAAATAGTTAAGTGAGGACAATATATTACTATTAGTACATTATCACGGATCTTTACTGATGTAGCTAAGTGAGGATAATGTCGTTGCAAATTGAGTACGCTAGCTATTTGATTATCGACTGATATGAGGTCTTTGTGAATTGTGACGTTGGCGACGATGTATTAATTGATGGTTCATTCCTAGCAAGATATATATTCAGTGGTAATTTGTTCGGTTATGTGTGTAAGTGTATTTATAAGAACATTTACAAATGTTGGTACTTCTCAATACTTAAAGTTTTTCCAAATTACGAGAATGTTTTCAACTAGGGTGTGAAACATAAATAGAATTAAGTATAGTTTAATTTCATGTCCtcgcaagaaaaaaaaaagaaaacaaatttgacGACAACTCTTTATTTATACGCTTTGTGCACATTTTTATAAACTCATATTATGTGTCTTTTCTTAACTCATagttaaataataatttaacaACTGAAcacatgacatgagtttaaaaatGTGGACAAATAGATAATATTCAGTAAATTTATTTCTGAAAAAGAACGATTCAATTGTCACAGACCTGGAAAACAAACACAGTAGTTCTGCATGTTCTTCCTCATAGGCCCTGAATGGCAAAGGTTCATGAATGATCAGGGTGGGCCAGGCGTGCCTACAAATGAGACACACACCATTTAACCCTTGGGGATTAGActttaacaaactcataattAGAGATTGTATTTAGATGAGTAAGATCACATGCTTgcgtatatatttattcatcttAAATTGGTTGCTGATACACAGGTGTCATCCATAGTACATGCTTACTGTAGGACATGCATACCCAAAAAAATTGGTGTTAGTCACACTAATATATATTCATGATTAGAACTTGATTAGAAGCATGAGATATAACAGTGTCTGCATATGACTAAACAGCTGGGCAAGTGTCTCATGCTTATTGAGAAACTTCTCCGCAGTTCACATGCCTTATCAACTGGGAGGGATCATCACAATATCATCCCTAATTCATAACCAATGACAAATTTGAGAATTTCACGTGTCTCGGTCTGAAAAAATATAAGATTAAATATTTGTGATACCTTatattttaggtgtaaaaacagttttgtcttttatttttaaatttaatctgtacatcatttaactcttattttttaacagttttgtctattccgttagttgaccgttaaaaaattctgttaagccgttaaaatgtctaaaatacccccaattcaaataagatttttttctttattttcttatgccttttttattttctcttttggtctttctttttgtttttcttgtttttaaatttaattcatcatatctgttatcaaatatatataattgtaatcaacacaaatcatcaaattaattgtaaatatcttataatcaattggataatGCCTACAATGACATGTGAGTGTCAGTACTCAAATCCAGTTAGAACTTTcctttatattatgatgctctacaaatatattttgattattttctacaatgctaagacaaaaaagacttctactatcataaccatactttgatgcaaaaatagttttaaattatttatttccaacttgatgttaagcaattgtcattaattctcctcttactgcacaagcaaattaacaaaattttCAACAATGAGCTTGGGTGCTCtgaccaaaaaaagaaaaaaagtttaaAAGTAAACATCTTGTCGTACGACAATGATTAGATTATAATTTGAAATAGAGTGCAATTATTAGTAATAAAGTTTTCAAGCAATGCATTCACTATCATTTACTTGTTTTACATCTGCTCCAAGTTCTCACAAGCGTTCAACAAAATTACAGATAACTTGATAGGGAGCAAGATCgtcattctcttgtttacaattaatttgataatttgtgtttattacaattatatatatttgatagcacatatgatgaattaaatttataaacaagaaaaaccaaaagagaaaataaaaaaggcataagaaaagaaaaaaaaatctgatttgaattgggggtattcTAGGCATTTTAACGGTTTAACGGAATTTTTTtacggtcaactaacggaattgacaaaactgtttaaaaaaaaaagaacaaaactgttaaaaataagagttaaatgatatacaaatttaatttaaaaatagaaGGATAAAACTttttttacacctaaagtatatggtgtcacaagtatttaatccaaaaatatattatgaattttttggttttatggccGTGATTATAGTATACCATATTGAACTAGACCTTTAACCATATCTGACTTTCATCCAAGATCAAGGACAAAGAGAGCTTGCCAAACAGACACAGATAAGCTTCAGGGAGctgaaaagagaaaacaagGATGAAATAGAGAGGAAACCCTCTGATAGGACAGATTAACAAGACTAACATCGAGTCACAGGCCTTCCATGCATCAGGATTTTCCATCTATCATCTTTGGCCAAACAATCTTTAATAATCATCAAGGACCATCAGTTCGGTTGATCATATTATGTGTTGCCAGAGTATTCAATTGCATGTGTGTCGATTCGGTCAACAAATATTAGGTTTCACCAATTTGGTTGAAAAGATCCTTGAAGGCTAGGTAATATTCTTGAAGGCTTTCACCAATCTGTAAAAGGTGAAATGAAACAATCTAACAAGAGGGGCAGAATCAAATTGCATTCAGATAATACAAATGTTTATCAGGAAGGTGGGGGTGACTATTTACATATGCGGATATGCCTGAGTAAAATTTGCTTCAAAGAACACTTAGATTCCTACTACTTCATATATTCATTGTTGCAatcaattttaataaaaaaattaaaagaaaaactcaTGAGCCTTTGAAATGGTAATTTGACAAAAGATTCCCAATAGTAGGATTTTATAGGTTTCCATTCTCCTCCATTGATGACTCAGAAGCAGAGTCATCAAGGGTAGAGTTGGAGATTGTCTCCAACTGGCTGGAACCCTCACTGTCTGAAATTGCAGACGGTCTGTCATCAGTCGGTTGTTTCAAAAACCAGTACATAATGCTTGCAGTCAATGTAAGGATCATTTTTTGATTCACCTGATGAAGTTACCATAAACTAGTTTAGGTACATGTATCAAAAGATAGATATTGAGGAAGCCTTAGAATCCCAGATGTACCTCAGTTATATCTTCAGGAAGCAAAAATATCGAGCATCCAAGCTTCCTTGCAATACTGATGATGTAGGTTGCGTTCATCTTTTTTTCCTCATCTATATTTTCCACGGATTAAAAAGACATTTGTGAATATCGTTTTCATAGGTATTGATATTTTGTAATGGAAGTGAATACTTATCAATTAATATTTATGAGAAATTGATCACAAACTATCATTATTTAAAGAAAGATGTTGAATGCAGTAATgagaatctttttttttagcaGAAGACATGGTAAGTTCAACCTTGAAATCATTCTTACCAGTTACTCCTTTGGTAACCAGACTCCAATTCACTACTCTAGGCTGCACAGCACTAAGCAGCTCAAGGAAAAAAATGCCATCTGACAAACTCTTATCCTGAAGCAATTGAATAAATAACAGATTAGAAATAGAACACCCTTTTAAGCACGATGAGCTCCAAATATCTCCTGCTAAACGGAAATTCTGACTAGTTTAAACATTCAAGGTAAGACAAAAGAATAATCTGAATGTTTGATTTGCAGGAAGTTATTGGTGCATGTGATATCAGTCTGTCCAGATTGCTCAGCGTAACTACTCCACTAATCAGCTGAAATTCTTAGACCTACTTCACTATCACTACCCAAtatttgcatttttttttgttttgtatttggATGGTCGATCACCCATCACAGGGAGCTGATCATACTGATCTTCATCTCTTTCCTTATTACTTATTCGGCTAACACATGGTACCATTGGCAAAAGCACTGGAGTTcatatttttgtttcatttgaGTTACTGTGAGTTACACACTTACATTACACTAGCATACCTCCGTAACCTTAAGTCACAATTAACAAACTCTGTTATACCTGAAAAGGAGAAAATTACAGAAATGGTAGGACGGTACCTTAAAACTTTTCATGCAGCTCTGGCTTCCGGTGTTGCTGACTTTAGTATTGGCCCATTCAAGGATATCAGCATCACTAATTTCCTTCCCATGTGAGTGAAATCTCAAGTTCTTtaaaagttgaagaatgttgAACCGCATCAATTGCCACAAGTAAGCTGAAAGTTAAATCCAATATCTAATGAAATACTTACTAGATTTGAAAGATTATTAGAACATATAATTTTAGAACAATTATAGGGTTTCAAGAATGCTATGGTATTTTGGAACAATATGTTTACCCTTCTCAGAATGCAGTCAAGACTAATATGATGTTATTTCAAGAATGCAAATCCTATATCATCTTACAACAATAATGTAAACTGTAGTATTATCCTTAAGTTTGTCATAGTAAAACGTACCAAGTATTAACTTTTTATTTCCCTGCACAATATCATTTCCAGCAACATTTACCAAGGAAAATTTCAATTGCTTCCCGATTTTGACAACTTGGTTACAGTTTTCAACTTTTCTGAAAGGCATCTTAATTGGAGGCTTGTTTGCAATTTTCCAATTTACAATCCCAGGTGAAATCTTGTCCAAGGACTCTAGAAGCGCCCACCTGCAGAGGACCAATCAAACATCAGCTCCAGATGCAGAAAGTAGTATATTTAGATGCTGATGTGATAATAACATGCCAGGTAGAAGACAATCAAAAGTTATATTGTTCATGAGACAGATAAAAGCACTTCAATGTTAATAAACTCAAGGCCATAAGTGTATAAAATCGAATAAGTTGTACCCATTTCTGAGGTCTTCAAAGACATTATTGATATATGTTGAATGTCCAAGACTATTTAGCCAGAAGCGGAATGCTCTCTCTTCTCTGGAAATTAGAGCATCATCTGGAGAAGTTTCCAGGAACGATATCTGCTTTTGGGTTGAGAGCCCATTCCTGGAGGCGTAGAGGTACAATTAGCAAATTATGCTCCCAAGTTTTCCAAGCAATGATGATAACCAAATTTTTAAAAAGTAAATCATTGCTTAGCATAAACTCTCACCTATGCTGGAAGACATGTGCTACAAAAGCAAGGTTGAGATTTGGGGATCCTTCAACAATATCTTTTGGAGTTAAATATCTCTTGCAACCCATCCTATCTGCATGTTCAAGGACTAACTTTGCTCTTTCCAAAATATTTTTTGCAGCCAGTGCAGATGGTTTACTGTACTCAGGTGCAAGAACATTTAAGAGGTGAGCATAAGCCTCTGCATCCTGCAAGGAATAAACATCTCATACTCTCAAAATAAAAGCAATGTCCTCTCAATATAAGTTAAACTAGTGTAGACATGAAAGCTGTTGCAATTTGTTGAACCACAGTACTGGCTTCGTTTCGAATGTGCTTATATGAATGATAATAGAAtgctatatatagcaccttgACAAAACATAAACTTGATTTCATACCTTGACATCAGAGGAGAAGTTTGCAACTATCTTTCTATATTGTGCTTTCTTCAATTGGAAATTCATCCACCTGAGCAATATCTTCTCAGGTGGTAGACTCATCAACTCTTCCACATCCTGTAGGTTTATATTACAAGAAACATTAGATATTTATTGGTTGAAAACCTCAGTTCCTAATTGTTCTAGGAATCGAGACTTCTATGATTTAGGCGCCATCCTTACCTTACTATCATCAACCAATTCCACCAATTGAGGTGTCTTCTTCAGGTTAAGATCTGCCAGTAGTTGTATCTGCATATCAGAACAATTAGTACAAAGCAATAGCATAATACTGTTCCATTGCAAAATAGTTTGAGACATGTGCCATATAATTCTACAAAATTAAACTTCTTTGTGATTAGGTTCTTTATCCGCAGAAagtcaaaaagaaaattatctgAAGTGATATAACCTTAAAATCCTCACCTTGATAATTTGAGAAATCACTCCAAGTACAAGATGCCGCTGAAAGCCAAACAAAGAGGAGAATATTCATAAGTTTCTACAAAAAAGATATAGTATTTGAACACTCAACTAAAGCCGTACAATAGCATGTCTATATATGGGAAAAGGCATGTATGCATAGTTGCATACCCTTCCTTCAATGAAGTCCTGAGTCCCTATATTGACTACAGT from Argentina anserina chromosome 2, drPotAnse1.1, whole genome shotgun sequence carries:
- the LOC126782290 gene encoding fimbrin-2 gives rise to the protein MSGFVGILVSDPWLQNQFTQVELRSLKTHFMSMKRESGKLTIGDLPAKMSGLKVVGSDNLTEEQRASVIQDLHPKLDDDIDFEFFLKVYLQLQAHATATPGSGAKNNSSSAFLKAATTTLLHTISESEKASYVAHINNYLGEDEFLKRYLPIDPSTNNLFEIVKDGVLLCKLINVAVPGTIDERAINTKRVLNPWERNENHTLCLNSAKAVGCTVVNIGTQDFIEGRRHLVLGVISQIIKIQLLADLNLKKTPQLVELVDDSKDVEELMSLPPEKILLRWMNFQLKKAQYRKIVANFSSDVKDAEAYAHLLNVLAPEYSKPSALAAKNILERAKLVLEHADRMGCKRYLTPKDIVEGSPNLNLAFVAHVFQHRNGLSTQKQISFLETSPDDALISREERAFRFWLNSLGHSTYINNVFEDLRNGWALLESLDKISPGIVNWKIANKPPIKMPFRKVENCNQVVKIGKQLKFSLVNVAGNDIVQGNKKLILAYLWQLMRFNILQLLKNLRFHSHGKEISDADILEWANTKVSNTGSQSCMKSFKDKSLSDGIFFLELLSAVQPRVVNWSLVTKGVTDEEKKMNATYIISIARKLGCSIFLLPEDITEVNQKMILTLTASIMYWFLKQPTDDRPSAISDSEGSSQLETISNSTLDDSASESSMEENGNL